The nucleotide sequence GTTTTCCAGCTCGAGATGGAGCACATGTTCCCGAATAGCTGGGTCTATGTCGGCCACGACAGCCAGGTTCCCAATCCCGGCGACTATTTCGGCACCACGATCGGCACGCAGCCGGTGCTGCTCGTGCGCCATACCGACGGCAAGGTGCACGTGTTGCACAACCGCTGCCCCCACAAGGGCACGCGCATCACGTCCGAGACCTGCGGCAACACCGGAAAATTCTTCCGCTGCCCCTACCATGCCTGGAGCTTCAAGACCGACGGTTCGCTGCTCGCGATTCCCTTGAAGAAGGGCTACGAGAACACCGGCTTCGAACAGAGCCATGCAGCGCCCGGAATGGCGCCGGTACGCCATGTCCGCAACTATCGCGGCTTCGTGTTCGCCAAGATCAACGACGGCGGCCTCGACTTCGAGGAGTTCTTCGGCGAAAGCCTGTCGAGCTTCGACAACATGATCGACCGTTCGCCGGTCGGCCAGCTCAAAGTCGCTGGCGGCGTGCTGCGCTACATGCACAATTGCAATTGGAAGATGCTGGTCGAAAACCAGACCGACACCTGCCATCCGATGGTCGCGCACGAGTCCTCGGCCGGAACCGTGGTCGAGGTCTGGAAGAAGGCGCCGCCCGGCACCAAGAAGCCGATGGCCGTCGAGATCATCGCTCCCTTCATGAGCCCGTACGAGTTCTTCGAAAACATGGGCATCCGGATCTGGGACAATGGCCACGGCCATACCGGCGTGCACCACTCGATTCATTCCGACTATTCGGCAGTGCCCGGTTATTTCGAGAAGATGAAAGCCGCCTATGGCGAGGCCCGCGCCAAGGCGATCCTCGACGAGAACCGGCACAACACCGTCTATTTCCCCAACATCATGATCAAGGGGCCGATCCAGTTGTTGCGGCACTTCAAGCCGATCGCGGCCAACAAGACGCTGGTCGAATCCTGGACGTTCCAGCTCGTCGACGCGCCCGACATGCTGCTCGAACGCACGTTGATGTACAACCGGCTGATCAATGCGCCGACCTCGATCGTCGGCCATGACGACCTCGAAATGTACGAGCGGGCACAGGAAGGCCTGCACTCGAACGGCAATGAGTGGGTGAACCTCCAGCGCCTCTACAGCCCCGACGAGGCCGGACAGACCAACGTGGCGGTCAACGGAACCAGCGAATGGCCGATGCGCCACCAGTTCCGGGCGTGGACCAAGTTCATGACGATGGGGATGTGACATGAGCATGGTCGCTGACGCTCCCCTGAAGAATGCGGTCCCCACCGACCAGGAATTGATCGACTTCGTGGTCAGCGAGGCGCGGCTGATCGACCAGCAGCGTTTCGACGAATGGCTCGATATGTACGCCGACGACGCCTTCTACTGGATGCCGCTGGAATGGAATCAAACCGATCCGCGGCTCACCTGCTCGCTGATGTATGAGGACAAGCTGTTGCTCTCGATCCGGGTCGAGCGCCTCAAGGGCGCGCGGACCTTCAGCCAGAAGCCGAAGAGCCGCTGCCATCACGTGCTGCAGACGCCGCAGGTGGATTCGCGCGACGCCGCCACGAACAACTACGTCACCTGGACCCCGATGCATTATCTCGAGACCCGTCTCGACGAGCAGACGCTCTATGCGGCCTGGGCCACGCATCATCTGGGCGTCGAGCACGGCAGGCTGAAGATCAAGCTGAAGCGCGTCGACCTGATCAATTGCGATGCTGCCTTCGGCAACATCCAGCTCTTTATGTGAGGGAAGATGAGCGTGGTCCACCACACGGCGATCGTAAGCGGCGGCAATACCGGCATTGGTGCGGCGATCGCCCGCGGCCTGCTCGCCGAGGGCTATGACGTGATCTCGCTGTCGCGGCGCAAGCCCGACTGGAGCCATCCAAAGCTCTCCTCGCGCGAGGTCGATCTGCTCGATGCGACGGCGACGCGGCAGGCGGCGGCGGAAATCGCTGCGAAGGTTGCGATCACTCATGTCGTGCACAATGCCGGCGCGATCCGCGCCAAGCCGCTGGAAGAGGTCGCTGACGAAGATGTCGGCGCATTGGCCCAACTGCATTTCGGCGCCGCGATTGCGCTGGCGCAGGCGGCGCTGCCGGGCATGAAGCAGGCCCGCTTCGGCCGCATCGTGCTGCTGTCTTCCCGCGCCGCGCTGGGAACGGCCACACGTACGGTCTATTCGGCGACCAAGGCCGGCATCATCGGCATGGCGCGGACGTGGGCGCTGGAACTCGCCCCCTTTGGAATCACCGTCAATGTCGTCGCGCCTGGCCCGATCGGAGATACCGAGATGTTCGAGAGCGTGATGTCGCCGGAATCCGAACGCGCTAAAAAGCTGGCGCAGTCGATTCCGCTCGGCCGCCTCGGCAAATCAAGCGACGTTGCCCGTGCGGTCACGTTCTTCAGTTCACCGGATGCCGACTTCATCACCGGACAGACACTTTATGTCTGCGGCGGAGCCAGCATCGGATCGATTTCCATCTAGCCCGGTGAGATCCCAGCCATGGATGCCACAGTCAAACGAAAGGCCCGATCCCCGAAGGGCGCACGGGCGCAACCGTTGCGGCCGGCCGAGCCGGCGCACGAATCCGACGGCGCGCATCTGGAATTGCGCATCTGGCTGCGGCTGCTCTCCTGCGCCACCCGGATCGAGAAGGCGCTGAACGCAAGGCTGCGCAAGGAGTTCAACACCACGCTGGCCCGCTTCGACCTCTTGGCGCAACTCGCGCGCAAGCCGGCCGGCGCGACCATGTCCGAGGTTTCCGAACTTCTGATGGTCTCGAACGGCGCGATCACCGCGCTCGTGCAGAAGCTGGAGGCCGACGGCTTTATCCATCGTGAGGTCGATTCCGAGGACCGCCGCACCTTTCGCCTGCGCCTGTCGCAGGAAGGCGCCAGGGAATTCGGCCGCATGGCACGCCGGCATGAGGAATGGGTGATTGCCCTGATCGGCGAACTATCACACGTCGCGCAGTCGGATCTGCTGCAACATCTGACCCTGCTCAAGCGTCGCCTCGACAAGCACTCCTGACGCGGCCGCCGGGCCGCAACACAAGCAATGCGGGCAGTCAGTTCCGGACTCATTTGAGACGGTGTTCGAAGAACGCCAGGATCTCATCGCGGGCTGCGATCGTCGGCTGGCCCGCCTCGTCGATCAGGTGCGCGGTGACGACGCTATGCGGGGTCGTCACGTGGCGCTCGAAAAACGGCGCAAGATCGGTATTCGCCGCGCTGTCCGGAAGCACCCGGGCGATGAAACGATCGCCGAGCGCTTCTGTATAGGCCGCGAAGCGTTGCGCCATGCAGAACCTGTCGCCCGCGAAACGATAGGCCATGACAGTCAGATCTTCCCGCTCCAGCCGTTCGCGGACGGCCTTGACCTCGCCGGGCGCGATTTCAATGCCGGCCGGATCGTTCAGCGGCAGCGACGGCTGCGAGAGCACCGGCGCCAGCATCGAGGGTTCGAGCATCATGGTGAGCGCAAAATTTCCCGTAAAGCACATCCCGATGGCGCCGACGCCGGGACCGCCGCACTCGCCATGCGCAAATCGCGCCAGCGAACGGAGCCACTTCGTCACGGGACTGGATTCATTGGAGGCCAGCGCACGGAACTCGGCGCTCACGCAGGCGCGCTGAAAAATCGCGGCGCCCTCCTCCGCACCGGGAACTGCGCCGTCGCGGCCGAACAGCGACGGCATGTAAACGGAAAAGCCGGCGTCGCGGACCCAGCGGGCAAACCGCGCGACATGCGGGCTGATACCCGGCATCTCCGTCATCACGATGACGGCTGGCCCTGCGCCGGCCACGTAGACGACCTTGCTGACGCCGTCGAGCGTGATGTCGCGGCGCGTAAAATCCTCGAGCGTATCGTCCCGCTTCATGGACCGTTTCGGCATCGGCGCAATTCCTTGTTGGTCGATAGGTACTCAGGCAGACGCGCGGCGCAGGCGCCGAAGGTGCTGCAGAGCCCCACGGGACGATGTTTTCACGCATATCGTTGCGATTTAGCGCCTTGTGGACTAGTGTCAAAATTGACATTTATCAGGCATTTTTTGACATGACCAAAGTCGCGGTTATCGAGATCGACGGATGCATGGCTTCGAGCGCGGCCATCACCTACGACGTCATGGCAACCGCCAACCGGATCAGCGCTGCGAAGCGCGTTCCGCCCTTCAAGGTTACGACGGTGCGTTGCGGATCCCGCCGCAACATTGCCGATCTGCGCGGAAGCGAACTCGTCATCGTCCCCGGGCTCGGAACGGCGTCGGCAGACGAACTGGACACGAAGTTGAAGAGCCCAATGTGCCGGCGCGCGGGCGACATGCTGAGGCGGGCGCACGCGAGCGGCGCCATGCTCGCCGCGTCCTGCGCGAGCACCTTCCTGCTGGCGGAGGCGGGTTTGCTCGACGGCCGTCGGGCGACCACCACATGGTGGCTCGCGCCCCTGTTCCGGCAGCGCTATCCCGCAGTCGAACTGCTGACGGAGCAGATGGTCGTCGCCGATTGGCCGATCGCAACCGGTGGCGCGGCCATGGCGCAGATGGACCTGATGCTCGCAGTCGTCGGCCGGTTCGCCGGACCAGGCCTCGCGAAAGCCTGCGCCAACTATCTCCTGCTGGATGAGCGACGCGCCCAGGCGCCGTTCATGGCGATCAACTATCTGGCGGGTCAGGACCCCAGGATTGCCAAGGCCGAGAAATGGGTGCGTGACAACATTGCGCGCGACTTTGCGATCGAGGAGCTGGCCGAAGCCGTCGCGCTGGCGCCACGGACATTTGCCCGGCGCGTCTCGGCGACCTGTGGCATTTCACCAATTCAGTTCGTGCAGCGGATCAGGCTGGAGACTGCGCGATTGCTGCTTGAAACGACGCGGCTGCCGGTCGACGAGATCGCGCGGAGGGTCGGATATTCAGAGCCTTCCACGCTTCGCCGGCTGATCCGGCGCGATACGAAACATCCGCCCGGACATTTCCGTCCCGCCGCTTGAGCGCCTCCCTCGCCCCGCGATGCCGCCAGTCTCAGTAGCCCAGGATAGCTTTCACCTCGAGATACTCTTCAAATCCAAAAACCCCGAACTCACGCCCATTGCCGGACTGCTTGTAGCCACCGAAGGGCAGGCTGCGGTCGAACGGCGCACCGTTGAGATAGACGCGTCCTGCGCGGATGCGGTTGGCGACAGCGCGGGCGCGGTCAAGGTCTTTTGATTGCACGAAGCCCGCCAATCCGAACGGCGTGTCATTGGCGATTTCGATCGCCTCATCCTCGGTGTCGTAGCTCATGATCGACAGCACGGGGCCAAAAATCTCCTCTCGTGCAATCTTCATGTGTGGCGTCACATCACCGAAGACGGTCGGGCGAACGTAGTATCCACGGTTGACCTCGGATGGCCGCCCCGTTCCGCCAGCCACCAGCGTCGCCCCTTCATCGACACCGGACTGGATGAGATCCTGCACTTTCTCAAACTGCGCCCAGCTCACCAGCGGCCCCATGGTGCACGCCGGATCGAACGGGTCCCCCAGGCGAATGGTGTCGACAGCTTCACGTGCTGCCGCGAATGCCGCTTCCCGCTGCGCGCGGGGGATAAGCATGCGCGTCGGAGACTGGCAGTTTTGGCCGGCGTTCGTGTAACAGGCGTGAACGCCCTGGATCACGGCGGTTTTCAGGTCGGCATCGGCCAGGATGATGTTGGCGGATTTGCCGCCCAGTTCCTGCGCGACGCGCTTGACCGTATCCGCCGCAAGCTTGGCCACCCTGACGCCAGCCGTCGTCGATCCGGTGAACGACACCATGTCGATCTCGGGGTGGGCGGCGATCGCCTCGCCCACCGTGGGTCCATCGCCGTTGATGAGATTGAAGACGCCCGCCGGAATGCCCGCGTCGTCGACGATCTCCGCAAACAACATCGCGCTGAGCGGCGCGATCTCGCTGGGTTTCAGGACGACGGCGCAGCCGGTGGCGAGCGCCGGCGCGACCTTGGAGGCAACCTGGTTCAGCGGCCAGTTCCACGGCGTGATCAGTCCGCAGACACCGATCGGTTCGCGGCGGATGATGCCGTTGCCCATTCGCTTCTCGAACTTGTAGTTCGCAAGCACGCGCGCCACTTCCTCGAAATGAAACAGCGCGACGGTTGCCTGGCGTTGGGTCGCAAACGTGATCGGCGCGCCCATCTCCAAAGTCATCATCCGCGCCAGCTCCGGCAGACGTGCTCTAAAACCCTCGATGATCTTCTGAAGCCAGGCCAGCCGCTGTTCGACATCAGTTACGGAATAGGTCGCGAAAGCGCGGCGCGCTGCCTTGGCGGCTCGATCCACGTCTAGCCGCGAACCCAGGCTGATCTGCGCGAAAGTCTCCTCCGTCGCAGGATTGGTTATTCCGAGAGTTGATGGCGCGGCGGGATCGACCCAGGCGCCGTCGACGTAGAACTTCAATTTTTCCATTGTTTCCCACCCACGGACCTTACGTCGCGCTACCGGTTGCGGCTCGCTTCTAGAGGTGTCTGCCCTCATCCACCGGCACCACAATTCCCGTCGAACTGGTTAGGTTGACGATGCAGGCGACCGCCGCCCTCGCAACATCGTCGGGCGTAGTGACGTGGGCCAACGGCAGTCTTTCGGCGACCTTCTGCAGCGCTTCACGGGTCCGGCCGGCGACAAAATCCGTATCCACACCGGCTGGCGAGACGGAGAACACGCGGATTTTCGGCGCAAGGACTTTTGCGAGCGCAATCGTGAGCGCGTCGACGCCGGCCTTTGCAGCCAGATAGGCCAGGCTGCTGCCCAAACCGGTGCGGGCCGCAATCGACGAAATATTCACGATGGCAGCGCTAGTGCCGTGCTCCAGCAACGGACGGAAGGCGCGAACCATGGCGAACGGACCGCGCAGATTGAGCGAAACAGTGCGGTCGAAGATGTCGTCCGTCAGTCCCTCGAGATCATTGGCGGGCACAGGCGTCGTGGCGCCTCCGCAATTGACCAGCACATCGAGCCGCCCGTACTGCTTCTCCACGGCCGCCGTGGCGTCGGAGATGGAAGCCGGATCGTCGATCGCGATGCGCATGGCGAGATGCCCGCGGCCTTGCAAGCCCTCGATCACCTCTTCGGCCTGCGCGCGGCGGCTGTTGTAGCCGACAACGACGGCAGAACCCATGGCGGCAAGGCGCGCCGCGGTGGCCTTGCCGATGCCGCTGTTGCCGCCGGTGACAAGCGCAACCGTCGGAATCGGCAGCGCAGGAATTTCAATAGCAGCAGTCATCTATGGCGGCCTTACATCGTGATCTTTGCAGCCTCGATCACGGGATGCCATTTGGCGCGTTCGCCGTCGATGAACGCCTTGAGGTCATCAGGAGCGCCCCCGACGCCTTGCAGCGAATTTTGCTCGAGGATGGTTTTGCCTTTTTCGCTCTTCAGGAAGGCGTTCACCGCATTGTTCACCTTGCTCACGATGTCCTGCGGCGTACCGGTAGGAGCTACGATCGCGTACCACGCGGTCGCCTCGAATCCCTTGAAGCCCGCTTCCTGCACCGTCGGCACATCGGGCAGTTGCACGACGCGCTGGCTTGTCGTCACCGCGAGCGCGCGGATCTTGCCGCTGGCCACCAGCGGCAGATAGGTCGGCATAAAATCCATGGCGACGTTGACCTGTCCCCCCAGCAGGTCCGTGACCAGCGGCGCTGAGCCGCGATAAGGCACATGCGTCATCTCCACGCCGGCAAATTGCTGGATCAGCGCCGAGGTGATGTGTCCGAGCGTTCCGTTGCCGGGATGGCCGACATTGACCTTACCCGGGTTCTGTTTGGCATAGGCGATCAGTTCGGGGAGCGTCTTCGCCGGAAAGTCTGGTGTCGCCGCGATGATCAATGGAGACTTGGCGACGAGTACGACCGGCATGAAATCCCGCTCGGAATCGTAAGCCAGGCCCTTGTACATGAACTTGTTGAGCGCGATCGGCGCGGGTGTCCCGAACAGCCACGTATGGCCGTCGGCCGCCGCCTTGGCGACCGCCGTTCCGCCGAGATTGCCGCCCGCGCCCGCACGGTTTTCGACGATGAACTGCTTGCCGAAGTCTTCGCTCAGCGCGTGCGCAACGGCGCGCGCCAGCGTGTCGACGGCAGCGCCGGCCGGGAACGGCACCACCATGGTGACCGGGCGGTTCGGCCACTCCTGTGCGACGGCATCGTGACATGGCGCAACAGCAAGTGCGAGGCCCAGGAGACCCAAAGTGAGCAGGCGCATGTTTCCTCCGATTTTTGTGCGAGGCTCGCGTTGGCGCATGCGCTTATTCCCCGGCAAACTTGTCCAGGCCTTTGCGGCCCAACCATTTGGATAATTCGTCGGCAACGGCTTCGTTATTGAGATCGGCGAATGCGATGTGCGTGTTGCCGCGCAGACCCGCATCGGGAAGCAGCAAGACCTCGCAATCGCCGCCGTGGCGGTTGACGATATCGCAGAAGGTCCGCGCCACCTTGACGGAAGAGGCCCAGATCGGGCGCGTGTCGGTGTAGTCGCCGAACACCATCTGGATCGGAAACTTCGTCAGCTTCATGAACTCCGCCAGCGGCACGGCATTGGGGCCATACGGCGCGTCCGGCTTCGGCTCGGGTCCCTCGCCCTCCGGGAAGACGAAGCCCGGGGTTTCGTAGGCAACAATGCCCTTCATGTTGTCGCTCTTTGCCTTCAGCGCCGACAACAGGGCGCGCCAGCCG is from Bradyrhizobium sp. AZCC 2176 and encodes:
- a CDS encoding aromatic ring-hydroxylating dioxygenase subunit alpha gives rise to the protein MIRYAGNAAALRALVRDQEVHRDVYVSEEVFQLEMEHMFPNSWVYVGHDSQVPNPGDYFGTTIGTQPVLLVRHTDGKVHVLHNRCPHKGTRITSETCGNTGKFFRCPYHAWSFKTDGSLLAIPLKKGYENTGFEQSHAAPGMAPVRHVRNYRGFVFAKINDGGLDFEEFFGESLSSFDNMIDRSPVGQLKVAGGVLRYMHNCNWKMLVENQTDTCHPMVAHESSAGTVVEVWKKAPPGTKKPMAVEIIAPFMSPYEFFENMGIRIWDNGHGHTGVHHSIHSDYSAVPGYFEKMKAAYGEARAKAILDENRHNTVYFPNIMIKGPIQLLRHFKPIAANKTLVESWTFQLVDAPDMLLERTLMYNRLINAPTSIVGHDDLEMYERAQEGLHSNGNEWVNLQRLYSPDEAGQTNVAVNGTSEWPMRHQFRAWTKFMTMGM
- a CDS encoding aromatic-ring-hydroxylating dioxygenase subunit beta, with translation MSMVADAPLKNAVPTDQELIDFVVSEARLIDQQRFDEWLDMYADDAFYWMPLEWNQTDPRLTCSLMYEDKLLLSIRVERLKGARTFSQKPKSRCHHVLQTPQVDSRDAATNNYVTWTPMHYLETRLDEQTLYAAWATHHLGVEHGRLKIKLKRVDLINCDAAFGNIQLFM
- a CDS encoding SDR family NAD(P)-dependent oxidoreductase; the encoded protein is MSVVHHTAIVSGGNTGIGAAIARGLLAEGYDVISLSRRKPDWSHPKLSSREVDLLDATATRQAAAEIAAKVAITHVVHNAGAIRAKPLEEVADEDVGALAQLHFGAAIALAQAALPGMKQARFGRIVLLSSRAALGTATRTVYSATKAGIIGMARTWALELAPFGITVNVVAPGPIGDTEMFESVMSPESERAKKLAQSIPLGRLGKSSDVARAVTFFSSPDADFITGQTLYVCGGASIGSISI
- a CDS encoding MarR family winged helix-turn-helix transcriptional regulator, whose translation is MDATVKRKARSPKGARAQPLRPAEPAHESDGAHLELRIWLRLLSCATRIEKALNARLRKEFNTTLARFDLLAQLARKPAGATMSEVSELLMVSNGAITALVQKLEADGFIHREVDSEDRRTFRLRLSQEGAREFGRMARRHEEWVIALIGELSHVAQSDLLQHLTLLKRRLDKHS
- a CDS encoding dienelactone hydrolase family protein; translated protein: MPKRSMKRDDTLEDFTRRDITLDGVSKVVYVAGAGPAVIVMTEMPGISPHVARFARWVRDAGFSVYMPSLFGRDGAVPGAEEGAAIFQRACVSAEFRALASNESSPVTKWLRSLARFAHGECGGPGVGAIGMCFTGNFALTMMLEPSMLAPVLSQPSLPLNDPAGIEIAPGEVKAVRERLEREDLTVMAYRFAGDRFCMAQRFAAYTEALGDRFIARVLPDSAANTDLAPFFERHVTTPHSVVTAHLIDEAGQPTIAARDEILAFFEHRLK
- a CDS encoding GlxA family transcriptional regulator, which encodes MTKVAVIEIDGCMASSAAITYDVMATANRISAAKRVPPFKVTTVRCGSRRNIADLRGSELVIVPGLGTASADELDTKLKSPMCRRAGDMLRRAHASGAMLAASCASTFLLAEAGLLDGRRATTTWWLAPLFRQRYPAVELLTEQMVVADWPIATGGAAMAQMDLMLAVVGRFAGPGLAKACANYLLLDERRAQAPFMAINYLAGQDPRIAKAEKWVRDNIARDFAIEELAEAVALAPRTFARRVSATCGISPIQFVQRIRLETARLLLETTRLPVDEIARRVGYSEPSTLRRLIRRDTKHPPGHFRPAA
- a CDS encoding aldehyde dehydrogenase family protein, with the protein product MEKLKFYVDGAWVDPAAPSTLGITNPATEETFAQISLGSRLDVDRAAKAARRAFATYSVTDVEQRLAWLQKIIEGFRARLPELARMMTLEMGAPITFATQRQATVALFHFEEVARVLANYKFEKRMGNGIIRREPIGVCGLITPWNWPLNQVASKVAPALATGCAVVLKPSEIAPLSAMLFAEIVDDAGIPAGVFNLINGDGPTVGEAIAAHPEIDMVSFTGSTTAGVRVAKLAADTVKRVAQELGGKSANIILADADLKTAVIQGVHACYTNAGQNCQSPTRMLIPRAQREAAFAAAREAVDTIRLGDPFDPACTMGPLVSWAQFEKVQDLIQSGVDEGATLVAGGTGRPSEVNRGYYVRPTVFGDVTPHMKIAREEIFGPVLSIMSYDTEDEAIEIANDTPFGLAGFVQSKDLDRARAVANRIRAGRVYLNGAPFDRSLPFGGYKQSGNGREFGVFGFEEYLEVKAILGY
- a CDS encoding SDR family NAD(P)-dependent oxidoreductase encodes the protein MTAAIEIPALPIPTVALVTGGNSGIGKATAARLAAMGSAVVVGYNSRRAQAEEVIEGLQGRGHLAMRIAIDDPASISDATAAVEKQYGRLDVLVNCGGATTPVPANDLEGLTDDIFDRTVSLNLRGPFAMVRAFRPLLEHGTSAAIVNISSIAARTGLGSSLAYLAAKAGVDALTIALAKVLAPKIRVFSVSPAGVDTDFVAGRTREALQKVAERLPLAHVTTPDDVARAAVACIVNLTSSTGIVVPVDEGRHL
- a CDS encoding Bug family tripartite tricarboxylate transporter substrate binding protein, with the translated sequence MRLLTLGLLGLALAVAPCHDAVAQEWPNRPVTMVVPFPAGAAVDTLARAVAHALSEDFGKQFIVENRAGAGGNLGGTAVAKAAADGHTWLFGTPAPIALNKFMYKGLAYDSERDFMPVVLVAKSPLIIAATPDFPAKTLPELIAYAKQNPGKVNVGHPGNGTLGHITSALIQQFAGVEMTHVPYRGSAPLVTDLLGGQVNVAMDFMPTYLPLVASGKIRALAVTTSQRVVQLPDVPTVQEAGFKGFEATAWYAIVAPTGTPQDIVSKVNNAVNAFLKSEKGKTILEQNSLQGVGGAPDDLKAFIDGERAKWHPVIEAAKITM